In Hyphomicrobiales bacterium, a single genomic region encodes these proteins:
- a CDS encoding 30S ribosomal protein S7, with translation MSRRHRAEKREINPDPKFGDIIVTKFMNSVMRHGKKSTAESIVYGAFDIIEEKMRNDPIEVFHQALENVMPAVEVRSRRVGGATYQVPVEVRTDRRQALAIRWLIGAARSRNEKTMVERLSGELLDASNNRGTAVKKREDTHRMAEANRAFSHYRW, from the coding sequence ATGTCCCGTCGTCACAGAGCTGAAAAACGCGAGATCAACCCGGACCCGAAGTTCGGCGATATCATCGTGACCAAGTTCATGAATTCCGTGATGCGCCACGGCAAGAAGTCGACCGCCGAGTCGATCGTCTATGGCGCGTTCGACATCATCGAAGAGAAGATGCGGAACGACCCGATCGAGGTCTTCCACCAAGCGCTCGAAAACGTGATGCCGGCGGTTGAGGTTCGCTCCCGCCGCGTCGGTGGTGCCACCTACCAGGTGCCGGTCGAGGTTCGCACCGATCGCCGTCAGGCGCTTGCGATCCGCTGGCTCATTGGTGCGGCCCGCAGCCGCAACGAAAAGACCATGGTCGAGCGTCTGTCGGGCGAGCTGCTGGACGCTTCCAACAACCGCGGAACTGCCGTGAAGAAGCGTGAAGACACGCATCGCATGGCGGAAGCTAACCGCGCCTTTTCGCATTATCGCTGGTAA
- a CDS encoding 30S ribosomal protein S12, with protein sequence MPTIQQLIRKPRTDKPKRNKVPAMEACPQKRGVCTRVYTTTPKKPNSALRKVAKVRLTNGFEVIGYIPGQGHNLQEHSVVMIRGGRVKDLPGVRYHIIRGVLDTQGVKDRKQRRSKYGAKRPK encoded by the coding sequence ATGCCGACAATTCAACAGCTGATCCGCAAGCCGCGGACGGACAAGCCGAAGCGCAACAAGGTGCCGGCCATGGAGGCCTGCCCGCAGAAGCGTGGTGTGTGCACTCGCGTCTATACGACGACGCCGAAGAAGCCGAACTCGGCGCTTCGTAAGGTTGCCAAGGTTCGTCTGACGAACGGCTTCGAGGTCATCGGTTACATTCCGGGCCAGGGTCATAACCTTCAGGAGCACTCCGTGGTCATGATCCGCGGCGGCCGCGTGAAGGACCTTCCGGGCGTTCGCTACCACATCATCCGCGGCGTGCTCGACACGCAGGGCGTCAAGGATCGCAAGCAGCGTCGTTCGAAGTACGGCGCCAAGCGTCCGAAGTAA
- a CDS encoding elongation factor Tu, translating into MAKAKFERTKPHVNIGTVGHVDHGKTTLTAAI; encoded by the coding sequence ATGGCGAAAGCGAAGTTTGAGCGGACGAAGCCGCATGTGAACATCGGAACGGTTGGTCACGTTGACCATGGCAAGACGACGCTGACGGCGGCGATC
- the rpoC gene encoding DNA-directed RNA polymerase subunit beta' yields the protein MNQEVMNLFNPQAQAQTFDQIRISISSPEKILSWSFGEIKKPETINYRTFKPERDGLFCARIFGPIKDYECLCGKYKRMKYKGVICEKCGVEVTLSRVRRERMGHIELAAPVAHIWFLKSLPSRIGMLMDMTLKDLERILYFENYVVIEPGLTPLKQNQLLSEEEYLHTQEEYGEDSFTAMIGAEAIREMMMALDLPKLADQLRVEIAEATTELKPKKLAKRLKLIEAFIESGNKPEWMIMTVVPVIPPDLRPLVPLDGGRFATSDLNDLYRRVINRNNRLKRLIELRAPDIIIRNEKRMLQESVDALFDNGRRGRVITGANKRPLKSLSDMLKGKQGRFRQNLLGKRVDYSGRSVIVVGPELKLHQCGLPKKMALELFKPFIYSRLDAKGYSSTVKQAKKLVEKEKPEVWDILDEVIREHPVLLNRAPTLHRLGIQAFEPVLIEGKAIQLHPLVCAAFNADFDGDQMAVHVPLSLEAQLEARVLMMSTNNILHPANGQPIIVPSQDIVLGLYYVSQMAENEPGEGMLFGNMAELHHALDSGAVSLHAKVRGRFKTVDAEGNQVSAIHETTPGRLLIADNLPKHHEVPFDICNRLMTKKEISKMIDSVYRACGQKETVIFCDRIMALGFNRAFRAGISFGKDDMVIPDTKERLVEETRQLAKDYEQQYNDGLITQGEKYNKVVDAWAKCTDRVAEEMMKRISAVQRDEETNRQKQINSIYMMSHSGARGSPAQMKQLAGMRGLMAKPSGEIIETPIISNFKEGLSVLEYFNSTHGARKGLADTALKTANSGYLTRRLVDVAQDSIVTEYDCGTDRGLTMQSVVDSGHVVASLGQRVLGRTAAEDVIDPATGEMIIPVGGLIEEPHVEQIEASGIQAMKIRSVLTCNTVTGVCGKCYGRDLARGTPVNMGEAVGVIAAQSIGEPGTQLTMRTFHIGGTAQVVDQSFIETNFSGTIQIKNRNLVRDSDGRLTAMGRNMTVSVIDKDGVTERAVHRITYGARLFVDDGDEVKRGQRIAEWDPYTRPILTEVDGVVGYEDLVDGASLAESTDEATGITKRAVTDWRSSARTQDLKPALVLLDAKGEVSKTPKGSDARYLLSPEVILSVDPGSQVKAGDVLARIPLESAKTRDITGGLPRVAELFEARRPKDHAIIAEISGTIRFGRDYKNKRRVYIEPEEEGLEPVEYLLPKGKHLHLQDGDAIEKGEYILDGNPAPHDILAIKGVEALASYLVDEIQEVYRLQGVGINDKHIEVIVRQMLQKVEITDAGETGLINGDQIDRIELDEINAKAEEEGRKPAHANPVLLGITKASLQTRSFISAASFQETTRVLTEAAVSGKSDTLEGLKENVIVGRLIPAGTGGMINRIRQVANQRDDLILEERRKEQAATVNAALEDLTPATPVE from the coding sequence ATGAATCAAGAGGTCATGAACCTTTTCAATCCGCAGGCTCAGGCACAGACGTTCGACCAGATCCGGATCTCCATCTCCAGCCCGGAGAAGATCCTGTCGTGGTCTTTCGGTGAGATCAAGAAGCCGGAAACGATCAACTACCGGACCTTCAAGCCGGAGCGGGACGGCCTGTTCTGCGCGCGGATTTTCGGCCCCATCAAGGACTACGAGTGCTTGTGCGGCAAGTACAAGCGGATGAAGTACAAGGGCGTCATCTGCGAAAAGTGCGGCGTTGAAGTCACGCTCAGCCGGGTGCGCCGCGAGCGCATGGGCCACATCGAGCTGGCCGCGCCGGTCGCGCATATCTGGTTCCTGAAGTCGCTGCCGAGCCGTATCGGCATGCTGATGGACATGACGCTGAAAGATCTCGAGCGCATCCTGTACTTCGAGAACTACGTCGTCATCGAGCCGGGCCTGACGCCGCTCAAGCAGAACCAGCTGCTGTCCGAGGAAGAGTATCTCCACACTCAGGAAGAGTATGGTGAGGACTCGTTCACGGCGATGATCGGTGCGGAAGCGATCCGCGAGATGATGATGGCGCTCGACCTGCCGAAGCTGGCCGACCAGCTGCGCGTCGAGATCGCCGAGGCGACGACCGAGCTGAAGCCGAAGAAGCTGGCCAAGCGGCTGAAGCTGATCGAGGCGTTCATCGAATCCGGCAACAAGCCGGAATGGATGATCATGACCGTCGTTCCGGTCATTCCGCCGGATCTGCGTCCGCTGGTTCCGCTCGACGGCGGCCGCTTCGCGACGTCGGATCTGAACGATCTGTACCGCCGCGTCATCAACCGTAACAACCGTCTGAAGCGGCTGATCGAGCTGCGCGCGCCGGACATCATCATCCGCAACGAAAAGCGGATGCTGCAGGAATCCGTCGATGCCCTGTTCGACAACGGCCGTCGCGGCCGCGTCATCACCGGCGCCAACAAGCGTCCGCTGAAGTCGCTCAGCGATATGCTGAAGGGCAAGCAGGGCCGCTTCCGCCAGAACCTTCTCGGCAAGCGCGTCGACTACTCGGGCCGTTCGGTCATCGTGGTCGGCCCGGAGCTGAAGCTGCACCAGTGCGGCCTGCCGAAGAAGATGGCGCTCGAACTGTTCAAGCCGTTCATCTATTCGCGGCTCGATGCGAAGGGCTATTCGTCCACGGTCAAGCAGGCCAAAAAGCTGGTCGAAAAGGAAAAGCCGGAAGTCTGGGATATCCTCGACGAGGTCATCCGCGAACATCCGGTTCTTCTGAACCGTGCCCCGACGCTGCATCGCCTCGGCATTCAGGCGTTCGAGCCGGTGCTGATCGAAGGCAAGGCGATCCAGCTGCATCCGCTCGTCTGCGCGGCATTCAACGCCGACTTCGACGGTGATCAGATGGCCGTCCACGTGCCGCTGTCGCTCGAAGCGCAGCTTGAAGCGCGCGTGCTGATGATGTCGACCAACAACATCCTGCACCCGGCCAATGGTCAGCCGATCATCGTGCCGTCGCAGGATATCGTGCTCGGCCTCTACTACGTTTCGCAGATGGCGGAAAACGAGCCGGGCGAGGGCATGCTGTTCGGCAACATGGCCGAGCTGCATCACGCGCTCGATTCCGGCGCCGTGTCGCTGCACGCGAAGGTGCGCGGCCGGTTCAAGACGGTCGACGCCGAGGGCAATCAGGTGTCGGCCATCCACGAGACGACGCCGGGCCGCCTGCTGATCGCCGACAATCTGCCGAAGCACCATGAGGTGCCCTTCGACATCTGCAACAGGCTGATGACGAAGAAGGAAATCTCCAAAATGATCGACTCGGTCTATCGGGCCTGCGGTCAGAAGGAGACGGTCATTTTCTGCGACCGCATCATGGCGCTCGGCTTCAACCGCGCGTTCCGCGCCGGCATTTCGTTCGGCAAGGACGACATGGTCATTCCGGACACCAAGGAACGCCTGGTCGAAGAGACCCGTCAGCTCGCGAAGGATTACGAGCAGCAGTACAATGACGGCCTGATCACCCAGGGCGAGAAGTACAACAAGGTCGTCGACGCCTGGGCGAAGTGCACCGATCGGGTCGCCGAGGAAATGATGAAGCGCATTTCCGCGGTCCAGCGTGACGAAGAGACCAACCGGCAGAAGCAGATCAACTCGATCTACATGATGAGCCACTCCGGCGCCCGTGGTTCTCCGGCGCAGATGAAGCAGCTCGCCGGCATGCGCGGCCTGATGGCCAAGCCGTCGGGCGAGATCATCGAGACGCCGATCATCTCGAACTTCAAGGAAGGCCTGTCGGTTCTCGAGTACTTCAACTCGACCCACGGTGCCCGTAAGGGTCTGGCCGACACCGCGCTGAAGACGGCGAACTCGGGTTACCTGACCCGTCGTCTCGTCGACGTGGCGCAGGACTCGATCGTCACCGAGTACGATTGCGGTACCGACCGCGGCCTGACCATGCAGTCGGTCGTCGATTCCGGTCACGTCGTCGCCTCGCTCGGTCAGCGCGTGCTTGGCCGTACGGCGGCGGAAGACGTCATCGACCCGGCGACGGGCGAGATGATCATTCCGGTCGGCGGGCTGATTGAGGAGCCGCATGTCGAGCAGATCGAGGCGTCCGGCATCCAGGCGATGAAGATCCGTTCGGTGCTGACCTGCAACACCGTCACCGGCGTTTGCGGCAAGTGCTACGGCCGCGACCTGGCGCGTGGTACGCCGGTCAACATGGGCGAAGCGGTCGGCGTCATCGCGGCGCAGTCGATCGGCGAGCCGGGCACCCAGCTCACCATGCGTACCTTCCACATCGGCGGTACGGCGCAGGTGGTCGACCAGTCGTTCATCGAAACCAACTTCTCGGGCACCATCCAGATCAAGAACCGCAATCTGGTTCGCGACTCCGATGGCCGCCTGACGGCGATGGGCCGCAACATGACCGTTTCGGTCATCGACAAGGACGGCGTCACGGAACGGGCGGTGCATCGCATCACCTATGGTGCGCGTCTGTTCGTCGACGATGGCGACGAGGTCAAGCGCGGCCAGCGGATCGCCGAATGGGATCCGTATACCCGTCCGATCCTGACCGAAGTCGACGGCGTCGTCGGCTACGAGGATCTGGTGGACGGTGCTTCGCTGGCGGAATCGACCGACGAAGCGACCGGCATCACCAAGCGTGCGGTTACCGACTGGCGGTCGTCTGCACGTACGCAGGACCTCAAGCCGGCGCTCGTTTTGCTCGACGCCAAGGGCGAGGTGTCCAAGACGCCGAAGGGCAGCGATGCACGATACCTGCTGTCGCCGGAGGTCATCCTCTCGGTCGATCCGGGTTCCCAGGTCAAGGCCGGCGACGTGCTTGCGCGTATTCCGCTGGAAAGCGCCAAGACCCGCGACATCACCGGCGGTCTGCCGCGGGTGGCGGAGCTGTTCGAAGCGCGGCGTCCGAAGGACCACGCGATCATCGCCGAAATCAGCGGCACGATCCGCTTCGGTCGCGACTACAAGAACAAGCGCCGGGTCTATATCGAGCCGGAGGAAGAGGGTCTGGAGCCGGTCGAGTACCTGCTGCCGAAGGGCAAGCACCTTCATCTGCAGGACGGCGACGCCATCGAGAAGGGCGAGTACATTCTCGACGGCAACCCGGCGCCGCACGACATCCTGGCTATCAAGGGCGTGGAGGCTCTGGCCTCCTACCTGGTCGACGAAATCCAGGAGGTCTATCGTCTGCAGGGCGTGGGCATCAACGACAAGCACATCGAAGTGATCGTGCGCCAGATGCTGCAGAAGGTCGAAATCACCGATGCGGGCGAAACCGGCCTGATCAACGGCGATCAGATCGACCGTATCGAGCTCGACGAGATCAATGCCAAGGCCGAGGAAGAGGGCCGCAAGCCGGCTCACGCGAACCCGGTCCTGCTCGGCATCACCAAGGCGAGCCTGCAGACCCGGTCGTTCATCTCGGCGGCATCGTTCCAGGAAACCACGCGCGTTCTCACCGAAGCCGCGGTTTCGGGCAAGTCCGATACGCTTGAGGGCCTGAAGGAAAACGTCATCGTCGGCCGTCTTATCCCGGCCGGTACCGGCGGTATGATCAACCGTATCCGCCAGGTGGCCAACCAGCGCGACGATCTCATTCTGGAAGAGCGTCGCAAGGAGCAGGCAGCGACCGTCAATGCCGCGCTCGAGGATCTGACGCCGGCAACGCCGGTCGAATGA
- the fusA gene encoding elongation factor G: MSRTHPIEDYRNFGIMAHIDAGKTTTTERILFYTGRSHKIGEVHDGAATMDWMEQEQERGITITSAATTTSWNGKRLNIIDTPGHVDFTIEVERSLRVLDGAIALLDANAGVEPQTETVWRQADKYKVPRMIFVNKMDKIGADYYRCLDMIVKRLGATPMVLQLPIGAESEFRGCVDLIKMKAIVWDEESLGAKFHEEDIPADLADKAVEYREKMIETAVEIDEAAMEAYLEGEEPSVETLKALIRKGTCQNMFVPILCGTAFKNKGVQPLLDAVVDFLPSPVEVPAIRGIDAKTEEETVRKSSDDEPLSMLAFKIMNDPFVGSLTFARIYSGKLETGISLLNSVKEKRERIGRMLQMHSNHREDIKEAYAGDIVAIAGLKDTTTGDTLCDPLKPVILERMEFPDPVIEIAIEPKTKADQEKMGIALNRLAAEDPSFRVKTDEESGQTIMAGMGELHLDILVDRMKREFKVEANIGQPQVAYRETITKQAEVDYTHKKQTGGSGQFARVKIVLEPGEAGAGFQFESKIVGGNVPREYIPGVQKGVESVMTSGVLAGFPMVDVKVTLIDGAYHDVDSSVLAFEIASRAAFREGIHKAGPKLLEPMMKVEVVTPEEYMGDVIGDLNSRRGQITGTENRGIVTVVSAMVPLANMFGYVNSLRSMSQGRAQYSMVFDHYEQVPQAVADEVQARYA; this comes from the coding sequence ATGTCGCGCACCCATCCCATCGAAGATTATCGCAACTTCGGCATCATGGCTCACATTGATGCCGGCAAGACGACAACGACCGAGCGCATCCTTTTTTACACGGGTCGTTCGCACAAGATCGGCGAAGTTCATGACGGCGCCGCTACCATGGACTGGATGGAGCAGGAGCAGGAGCGTGGCATCACGATCACCTCTGCCGCCACCACCACGTCGTGGAACGGCAAGCGCCTGAACATCATCGACACTCCGGGCCACGTCGACTTCACCATTGAAGTCGAGCGCTCGCTGCGTGTTCTCGATGGCGCGATCGCGCTTCTCGACGCCAACGCCGGTGTCGAACCGCAGACCGAAACGGTTTGGCGCCAGGCCGACAAGTACAAAGTCCCGCGGATGATCTTCGTCAACAAGATGGACAAGATCGGCGCCGACTACTACCGCTGCCTCGACATGATCGTGAAGCGTCTCGGCGCGACCCCGATGGTGCTGCAGCTGCCGATCGGCGCTGAGTCCGAATTCCGCGGTTGCGTCGATCTGATCAAGATGAAGGCCATTGTCTGGGACGAGGAGTCGCTTGGCGCGAAATTCCACGAGGAAGACATTCCGGCCGATCTCGCCGACAAGGCCGTTGAATATCGCGAGAAGATGATCGAGACTGCGGTCGAGATCGACGAAGCCGCGATGGAAGCCTACCTCGAAGGTGAAGAGCCGAGTGTGGAAACGCTCAAGGCGCTGATCCGCAAGGGCACCTGTCAGAACATGTTCGTGCCGATCCTTTGCGGCACCGCGTTCAAGAACAAGGGTGTACAGCCGCTTCTCGATGCTGTCGTCGATTTCCTGCCGTCCCCGGTTGAGGTTCCGGCGATCCGCGGTATCGACGCCAAGACCGAAGAAGAGACCGTTCGCAAGTCGAGCGACGACGAGCCGCTTTCGATGTTGGCGTTCAAGATCATGAACGACCCGTTCGTCGGTTCCTTGACCTTCGCGCGCATCTATTCGGGCAAGCTCGAGACCGGCATTTCGCTGCTGAACTCGGTCAAGGAAAAGCGCGAGCGCATCGGCCGTATGCTGCAGATGCACTCGAACCACCGCGAAGACATCAAGGAAGCCTATGCGGGCGACATCGTCGCGATCGCAGGCCTCAAGGACACCACCACGGGTGACACGCTGTGCGACCCGCTGAAGCCGGTGATCCTCGAGCGCATGGAATTCCCGGATCCGGTCATCGAGATCGCGATCGAGCCGAAGACCAAGGCCGACCAGGAGAAGATGGGCATTGCGCTCAACCGCCTGGCCGCCGAAGACCCGTCCTTCCGCGTCAAGACCGACGAAGAGTCGGGCCAGACGATCATGGCCGGCATGGGCGAGCTTCATCTCGACATTCTCGTCGATCGCATGAAGCGCGAATTCAAGGTCGAAGCCAATATCGGTCAGCCCCAGGTGGCCTATCGCGAGACGATCACCAAGCAGGCCGAAGTCGATTACACCCACAAGAAGCAGACCGGTGGTTCCGGTCAGTTCGCGCGGGTCAAGATCGTGCTCGAGCCGGGTGAAGCCGGTGCTGGTTTCCAGTTCGAGTCGAAGATCGTCGGCGGCAACGTTCCGCGGGAATACATCCCGGGCGTTCAGAAGGGCGTCGAGAGTGTGATGACGTCCGGTGTGCTGGCTGGCTTCCCGATGGTCGACGTCAAGGTGACGCTGATCGACGGTGCCTACCACGACGTGGACTCCAGCGTGCTGGCGTTCGAAATCGCGTCGCGCGCTGCGTTCCGCGAAGGCATCCACAAGGCCGGTCCGAAGCTGCTCGAGCCGATGATGAAGGTCGAAGTGGTGACGCCGGAAGAGTACATGGGCGACGTGATCGGCGACCTGAACTCGCGGCGCGGTCAGATCACGGGCACGGAAAACCGCGGTATCGTCACGGTTGTCAGTGCGATGGTGCCGCTGGCCAATATGTTTGGCTACGTCAACTCCCTGCGCTCGATGAGCCAGGGTCGGGCGCAGTATTCGATGGTCTTCGATCACTACGAGCAGGTCCCGCAAGCGGTGGCCGATGAGGTTCAGGCCCGTTACGCGTAA